From a single Synergistota bacterium genomic region:
- the rpsK gene encoding 30S ribosomal protein S11, with translation MAQTKSRGKRKKKEKKTVLSGIAHIKATFNNTIVAITDKEGNLLCWASGGTVGYKGTRKSTPYAAQLAAEQAAKKAIDQYGMREIDVCVKGPGAGREAAIRSLQAAGLEIKTIKDVTPIPHDGCRPPSRRRV, from the coding sequence AATCACGCGGAAAAAGAAAGAAGAAAGAAAAGAAAACAGTACTATCTGGGATTGCTCATATAAAGGCTACTTTTAACAATACCATTGTAGCCATAACAGATAAGGAAGGAAATCTTTTATGTTGGGCAAGTGGAGGAACGGTAGGTTACAAAGGAACAAGAAAATCTACTCCTTATGCTGCTCAGCTAGCAGCTGAACAAGCAGCAAAGAAGGCTATAGATCAATATGGGATGAGAGAAATCGATGTATGTGTTAAAGGACCTGGAGCTGGTAGAGAAGCAGCTATAAGATCTTTGCAAGCTGCAGGATTAGAAATTAAAACTATTAAGGATGTTACTCCTATTCCCCATGATGGTTGTCGTCCTCCATCAAGGCGCAGAGTATAA
- the rpsD gene encoding 30S ribosomal protein S4 → MSKYIGPICRLCRTEGVKLFLKGEKCSSDKCPLSRRPFFPGMHGRERKRKLTEYGLRLREKQKLKKIYGMREEQFEKFFEIAAKQKGMTGDNLLRLLERRLDNIIFRLGFAPSRRAARQIVNHGHILVNGRKVTVPSYLVNPGDVIEVKPKSRESELFKHLPESVNPASIPSWLEVDINNFKGRVVNLPEVDQIDTAKLVNMQLVVEFYSR, encoded by the coding sequence ATGAGTAAGTATATTGGTCCAATATGCAGGTTATGCAGAACTGAGGGGGTCAAGCTATTTTTAAAAGGAGAAAAATGTTCTTCAGATAAGTGTCCCTTATCTAGAAGACCATTCTTTCCCGGAATGCACGGTAGAGAAAGAAAAAGAAAGCTAACAGAATATGGATTAAGACTAAGAGAAAAACAAAAGCTAAAGAAAATATATGGAATGAGAGAAGAGCAGTTTGAGAAATTTTTTGAAATTGCAGCAAAACAAAAGGGAATGACCGGTGACAATCTTTTAAGGTTGCTTGAAAGAAGACTTGATAACATAATTTTCAGACTTGGTTTTGCACCAAGTAGAAGAGCAGCTCGTCAAATTGTTAATCACGGACATATCCTAGTTAATGGTAGAAAGGTCACAGTGCCTTCATATTTAGTTAACCCGGGAGATGTAATAGAAGTAAAACCTAAAAGTAGAGAATCAGAATTATTTAAACACCTTCCTGAATCAGTAAACCCTGCTTCCATTCCTTCTTGGCTTGAAGTTGACATAAATAACTTTAAAGGAAGAGTCGTAAACTTACCCGAAGTAGATCAGATAGACACTGCAAAACTAGTTAATATGCAGTTAGTTGTAGAATTCTACTCCCGTTAG